tcatacgcaggctgcaaccctacctccctgttcatcagctcccactggtagtacatgccctggtcacctctcacatCAAGTGGATGTGAGTTTTTCACTATGAATTTAGTACGTATGATAATTATTTTTCAGGAGTTAGGGCTACAGTAATATAGAAAAAAGGTCCACTGAAAATTATTTTGTCAAAGTTCATAACtaagtaaaaaaaaggaaaaggcagtTTTGTGACATTCCTTTTTTGACAAGGAACTTAGGCCTAATTCAGATTAAGTTTTATGTACATAGAGGCAGGGCTTTTTTATGACAGTACCAGTACCTctattttttgctgcccatggcagccattttgtgctggtacttgcagcacttttatcaatatatgagtactagcacctctttaaaaaaacaaccaccaaaaaaagcactgcatagCGGCTACATCAAAGTGCAATGGCAGAGTAGAATTTCACCTTTTCCACCTACCAGATGTATCTGCTGAACCTCCATGACCACCTATTCTTTTGTATTCCAACAAATATAGGCCCAAGCCATACCTTCACTACTGAATTTATGTGGCTTGATGACTTTGTAATTAAAGCCTATATGAAGGTTGGGCTACAAGTATGTAGCCACTAAGCAGACATTACTTCCATAGGCGGAGGCAGtaggcttccaaataccagttgttggaaaccccAGGAGGAGACAGTGCTCTCTGCATTCAAGTCCTGCTTaaaggtttcccatgggcaactggttggtcactgtgagaacaggatgctggactagaggggccattggcctgaccccgcaggctcttcttatgttcttatatgggtACCTGGGGAGCTTGGAGGTGGGACAGGCACAGTCTTCTGATTCCACCACCACGGAGGTTCACCAGAACTGTGCCTTAGGCAAGCTGCTTGAATATTAAAGAATGAATATGATGAAATTTTCAGCTGTAATCAGAAAATcatttttaatggaaaatttaaTACAGCAATAGAACTTTGTTAGAAGGTTTTCTGGTGCATCTTGAAAGAAAAAAAGGCTAACTGGGTGCTGGAAATGATTCTACAATCCCTTATACATTTTGTGAACACCCATAGTTCAGTGATGTATCAGTGAATACTGATTGTCACCTAAATGAGATGGTCAGCATTGACCAGTGTATGTCAAACAAGTGAGAACACACACTAATGAATTGTCTGGAATTGCTACATCAGATGCAAACttcaatatttatcaaatctttGACATTCACTGTAACAGACACCTTGATCAGTTCATCTTCTAGTTTAAAAAGGTTTGCCCCgttttttcataatatatacaAGCAGTTAGAAATACATACAGTTTGTAGAGTATGGAGAAATGGGATATATTACAGGAGCACTTGTAAATGAGATAGAAAATCTTAACTGGAAAAATTGAAGGtaaatttttgcatgcagttccaTTTAATTAAAGCTTGCATTTCAAATGTTTAAATGCATAATTATGTATTTTTTACTTTATTTCATAGAGTATGGAGAATGGTAAGATTCCAGGCTCACTTGTAAATGAGATGAAAAATCTTAGAGAATGGGAAACATTCAAAGTAAGTTCTGCAATTGGTCCTTGTGCAGTTcagttaaataaattaaatatcacAGTCCTAAATTTTATGTATTTCGCAGTGTACAGAAGTGAGAAATTGAACTTTATGTTTTAACATATAGATTTTTGTTAACTTTTGTTCTGTAGAGTATGGAAAAAGGTGAGACTGCAGACAAACCTGTAAATGAGGCTGAAAAGGAGCTACAAAAATGGGAGGTAAATCCTGTAGGTTCCCATGCTGTTTAAAGATGGCAGGATAAGCTGTATGTTAGGGGTacagaacccttttcagcctgatgagggctgcattcccttgtggggaaCCTTCCAAGGGGTTGCATGCTACTGGTGGGTGGGGCTataggcaaaaatgggcaggacCAGGATCAAAAGTGGGCGGTGTGATAGATGCAACtctgacctttgtacagtagactgcattccagccacacaaaagtcagaggtgccTACTCACACTAGAGATGGGATCAGTTGGCCGgtactggttcaaaagcattccattgacctaacagaccAGTATGGATTTGGGTTCGTTCTTTCTCTGCAAGctgttgcttttactgatctgttttttcccctcccagaAAAATACTTATAtcaatattgttatttttaaaggaaatactgatattttaaaaggaagtgtcgagaaaatattgatattaatattttaaatacagattttttaaaaaattccaaaaacaaccatagaaaataattacataaacaTCCGATCTGCAGCTATAGCGactaagtgaattaatggaaaattcaataccaaatccgaattgggttgaattctagcacatccctactcacatgcacacacccctctccatcgtCCATACAGGTAAACAAGAGATGCTGtcacagtttaagaacatattcagCCAAGCAAAACATTTCAAGAGGGTACAGAGCAGGGCCTGTTACGTGCATAGCCTGGGGAGGAGGCACGGCTTAGGAAGAGCCCGGCTGCATAGagagcagatggcatggtgggctGGTAGTGGTCTCTTGACCTCTGGTCAGTCACATCACTGCTGATTACTAGGAAGCAGAGGAgagaggttggcacagtgcaaacacagcggaagagccaatccagcactgcCACTAGTGCGTTTGCCCTGCACCGACTTCATTGCTACCTAATCTCCTGGTAATCAACAGTGACCCGCTACAGGTGAGCTGTattgatagagaggcctggagggccccaTTCAgtttccaggcctgaggttccccacctctacaCATTTGTGTATAAAGCCTACCCCTGAAAGTGTGTTATTGTCTCTTGCATCACCAAGGAGGTTGCAAAAGCCGAAAAAGAAAAGACCGAAATGCTTCTTTTAAAACTGGCTGCTGACAAGAAGAGATCCAGCCATCAGGATGAGTTGTCAAAGCTAAAGGATCTGGAAAATAAGGCAGTTAGGGAAAGAATGTTACTACTGGAGAAGCATCAGGTAATGACAAAACCTATCTGTATTGCCAAGCAGTTTAAGCAAAGACCTGCACTATTCTGTGGCTTGAAGCCCAGTAATTGGGGATGGTCATAATTAGTTTACAGTGACAGAAAGttactttgcacatgctcagacgTACTCACCTTTTAAAATTCTATCTCATGTTCCAAGAGAGGACTTGCATTTAAAACAGATATGGAAGCAGAGTCTTTACTCTCATTAAGATGTAAAAATGCCTTGTGCGATTGACCACTTTTTAAATGAGACACAAACTCTCTCTTAGCAAGGCTAGAACAATTAAATAAAgcaaaaatccaaaaacaatgtGCAGCAATGACATTGTGGCCAGTTCAGACATTACGGCCACCATGTGGACACGGCTGGAAATGCTTCTGCATTGCAGGGGCTCCCCATGCAGAAGCAGTAAAAATGGGAAAGTGCTGCTACCGCCTCTGAAACACCACTATAATCTTAATTTAGGAACAAAGCAGTACATGTGGCCTATTTCAAAGTTTAAATAAATGCAACCATTGTGCTAGGACCAAACAGCCTCCCACACCCTGGtgttgaactacagttctcattggatctagccagcatagccaatggccaaggattgatgggacttgtagtccaaaatatctggagggcaccagactggggagGCTGGGCTGGGATCTAGGAGGACTTTGCCCAGGAGTAGACTGGGGCCTAGGAGATGTGTCCAgaagatcaaattaaaccaaGAGGTTTAGGGTCTTAAGGAAATCTTGAGGGAAAGTGTTTTGTTTACACTGACTCTAACTTTCAAAtgattgccaggttcttggcatTGTTTAGCAAATGATTACATATGTACAACCATTTCCACCCTCAAATTCAACTACCTCCAATTAATGGGTATTTAAATCTTCTCTCATATTCTGCAGGAGGAACTTTCCGTACTAAATGAACAAAATATTGAGCTGAGAAGGGAAATTCAGTCCCTTAAGGCCAAACTTACAGCAAATAATGCTAAATGCAGAGAGCTTGCACAGAGCTTTCAGGTAATCTATATTTTATCGTTTAACCTTCAAAGGGACATAACTTTATTCAGCATAATGAGATGGAAAGGATGTAGATGAGGTGTTGCTGGAACTGGGCTGCCTAGGGCATGAGACATTTTAAAATACCAGATTTCAAATTTTCCTAGATACTTGGACAAGATTTACCACCCTGTTTTAATGTAGCCGTCCTTGTTTCTGTGAATTTGTAGTTTGCTACAAATTAACACTTTCATTACTTGCTAGTGTTTGTTAGACAATTTTATGTGTATAGTTTTGTAGTAATTGCTCCTAACTTACCACTGCATTATACCAGTGCAGCTGGTGAAcaaaagaagaaccctgctggatcagacgaaaggcctatctagcccagtgTCCTCCTTCCACAGGGGCCAATACCAGCTGCCTATTGGAAGTCCACAAACTGGACAAAAGAGCAATAGCCATATCCTGCCGTTGTTCCTCAGTGTAATACTGAAGAAGAAGTTGGATATCAAAAACCCTCATACACCTATAAAGCTCACTGGCAACTCAGCCAGGTGACCTTGATTGCCCGGGACGTCTAAATTACCTCTAGACTCCCCACTGCAGACATTATTCTCAACATGACAAAGGCAACAGCAGTGACTACAGGAGCTGCTtaattttgggagcagggttaaACATGCCCCCATGCCCCCTTTTTCATCATCACACAAAGAGTGCTTATAAGTTTTGGAAAGAAACAGATACTGTGTGGTCTGTGTCATTGAAACCTTTTCATCTGATAAGTAAAGATTTTTTTCTCCAAAACAAGAAACTTCAGAAATAGTTTTTGATGTTACCTTCTGTTTTGGTTCCAAAATATTAGCTCAAAAGCAAGATACCTGAGAAGAAAATGAAATTTACACGGCTGGAGAATGTCAagaaagtagacatgtatatgaaCATATCCTGCCTTTTTCATGTAGCTACAAAAATCCCGTTCAAGCTGAGCCGAGGAGAAGCTCTCATCACGTTTGAAAAAGAGCAGGGTAGGAAATGTATATTCAGATATATGAATGCTGATTTTTAGGCAAGGAAGTTTGGGTTATACAAGCACATTCTTCTGGGAGAAAAGGCTTGGGGCCAATTCATATGTTACCAGTCTGTCACCTGTTTGTGCATTTATGACAACCAAGTCTAAGTCAAAACATTTTGACACTTGAGGCATAAAATTTATCTACATGCACTTTGCTGTAAAGATACACCAAAAAGTGTctgtgccattttttttaaaaggtgtttttaatcAAATTTTGGGAAGGCTTTGGGTCACAGAAACCTTTCAGAATCAGAGCCCGGAATGATTCGTAAAAAAAATACTGCTTTTAAAAGTAATTATAAAAATGGGGAAATGGAAAATGGGGGcagggcttggagggccacaaaaCCCACTTAGAATCACAGTACCACAGTGGGAACCTGAGTTCcctattaaaaaaacaacaactggtaACTTTTTGGAGGGGCCATACCATGGCACAAAAAACCATTTTGTCATTGTGGCATCTCAGATAGGGATCCATAGGAGcagttaattatttttttcaaactgGTTTAAATGACAAATAGCGGGGCttgggccccccaaaaaacctcttCAGGGACTGGATGTGGCCCATGGGTTAGTCACCTACACCTTACAAATGCTGGCATTGTGCAGTTCTTTCCTCATAATTTTTGATTACATGACTACATGACTCCTGTGAGTTTTTGAAACTAAATATGTACAGCCAATTTTAATGTAAGAATCTGCCCTTAGTTGTGTACATGGTCATGGAATACTATTAACATGATGCCCTTCAGTTGCCCAGGAACTGATTAGAAAACATTGTCATATTGTGAACCTGGAAAGTGAGAAGATGGTTCTGAAAGCCATGCCTGTTATCCTGGAGAAGGGAGTAACATATGAGGTAACTCAATAACCACGGTTTTTTAAGTAATATGTACTAGGGAGTAGAACTCTGAATACATAGCTTTGTAAGTGGCTGGGATTCTTTGCACAGTTActaaggagtaaatcccattaataaataataaataaataaaataaacattaaccTTGGTTGGACTTTCAGAGATATGAAGGCTTGGGAAAAACtggaaaattggggggaaatattTGCCCCCTTCCTTTTTTTATGAATTGTAAAACAAAAAAGTGGGGTGACGAGATgaacatttcccatgattctccTGTCCCCCACATCTCTCAAGACTTGCATCTAACATAAAATCGGGTTGGATCACTTTTCTCTGAACAACAGTCTCTGTTAACCTATACAtgactgctcagaagtaaacccagttgagctcaatgggacttactcccacagAAGTGAGTATAGGTTTACATCCTGAATCTTACAATATATTTGTGCATAGTATGTTCTAGTGGGGCAAAATATTGGAATGAGACCTTattgacaaaggttcaaatctCAGCTCAGTCAAGGGTCTCTGTAGGTTTATTTTCAATAATGTTTTACAGACAAAGGACCAAGCTGTATGGTACCTGATCCTCTAGGGATCTGTAGGTTTATTTTCAAGAATGTTTACCTGATCCTCAAGGGAGGCTGTTTCTGCATGTTTATTGGCCACACTGGATATAATATCTAGCATGGCTTGATATATTGCATCTCTGAATCACCTAAGTTTTTCACacctgctccagatgttgctggaatctaGTGGTAGTATGAGAACTCTCTATGCAATCGGAAGGATCCACATGGGAAAAGCTTTGTCAGACATTACAGCCACTGTCCTCATCTTATTAATGTCTTTTTATTCTTGTATCATATGCCAACCTATTTACTTACAGCCTTTTCACCTTGATATTTAGGAAATGCATGACTCCCAATAGTCACTATAAAGTTTGGAAACAAATAATGTTCCGCAAccttttgctgtccatggtacatctagattatgtgtgtgtgtgttcttgccGATAGAATTCTATAGCCATGGCATGTTTTGGCTTTTTGCTACCTATAGATTAATATGTCTGCAGTTCTGGATTTTATTTCATGTGTGTAATTTTGGATTATCTTCCAGCTCCAGGCTAAGATCTCTAGGAAGCAGATTAACGTTTCTAACATCCCACACCTAAACATCTCTCAGGAATGGATGAGAGACAAGTTGGAACTGAATTTGTACAAAACTAAActgggaggagaaattcagaatGTGACTTACAACCAAAAGTCCCAGATGGCCCTTATTACATTTGGCCAGCCAATAGGTAATTTCTGAAGTATTGTGCAAGTTAACTGTACAGTGTCTGATCACCCTTTTAACTGCATTGCTTTTACATTGACTTTGTTCAATTGAATGCAAATGAGAGTATCATTTAATTGTCACTCAACTGACAGAAGATGAATCAACACAGAGTACTATCTCCTGCCTCACCTCACTGGCTCCAGCTACTGCTGTACTGGTAGACTTAAAGCATAATCTTTTGCATGATTATTCAGAAGTAACCCTATTTAGTTCAACTGATATTACCCATCATGTTTGCATATGATCGCAGCCTTAAAAGCAAAAAGGATGCCTGGGTTGTCTATCTGGCAAACCTACCTAAAGGCATTCAGCTCCATACTGTATTCCTTTGCACTGGTGAACGTTTTCCTGTctagaaaagaaaaagcaggagaTATATATTATTCCATTTTACATCTTAATTATCTAATAGTGCAGTTGTATACATTTTTAACCTCTGTCCTGGCAGTAACTTGTAAaattgatgttttgttttaatattcctGTAAACATCTTTGGAAGGATGTTTAT
This DNA window, taken from Rhineura floridana isolate rRhiFlo1 chromosome 2, rRhiFlo1.hap2, whole genome shotgun sequence, encodes the following:
- the NMI gene encoding N-myc-interactor isoform X1 yields the protein MQADLTCPPNSTHTPSMENGKIPGSLVNEMKNLREWETFKSMEKGETADKPVNEAEKELQKWEEVAKAEKEKTEMLLLKLAADKKRSSHQDELSKLKDLENKAVRERMLLLEKHQEELSVLNEQNIELRREIQSLKAKLTANNAKCRELAQSFQLKSKIPEKKMKFTRLENVKKVDMYMNISCLFHVATKIPFKLSRGEALITFEKEQVAQELIRKHCHIVNLESEKMVLKAMPVILEKGVTYELQAKISRKQINVSNIPHLNISQEWMRDKLELNLYKTKLGGEIQNVTYNQKSQMALITFGQPIAANNIVRCGRCPFHTSESTHIVMVSPIIQKNLERFQIFSGISRRTILLTGIKTEKEDEESIQDMIVIHFQKPRNGGGEVENITFVSQEDKVAYFENDTENVM
- the NMI gene encoding N-myc-interactor isoform X3, which codes for MQADLTCPPNSTHTPSMENGKIPGSLVNEMKNLREWETFKSMEKGETADKPVNEAEKELQKWEEELSVLNEQNIELRREIQSLKAKLTANNAKCRELAQSFQLKSKIPEKKMKFTRLENVKKVDMYMNISCLFHVATKIPFKLSRGEALITFEKEQVAQELIRKHCHIVNLESEKMVLKAMPVILEKGVTYELQAKISRKQINVSNIPHLNISQEWMRDKLELNLYKTKLGGEIQNVTYNQKSQMALITFGQPIAANNIVRCGRCPFHTSESTHIVMVSPIIQKNLERFQIFSGISRRTILLTGIKTEKEDEESIQDMIVIHFQKPRNGGGEVENITFVSQEDKVAYFENDTENVM
- the NMI gene encoding N-myc-interactor isoform X2, yielding MENGKIPGSLVNEMKNLREWETFKSMEKGETADKPVNEAEKELQKWEEVAKAEKEKTEMLLLKLAADKKRSSHQDELSKLKDLENKAVRERMLLLEKHQEELSVLNEQNIELRREIQSLKAKLTANNAKCRELAQSFQLKSKIPEKKMKFTRLENVKKVDMYMNISCLFHVATKIPFKLSRGEALITFEKEQVAQELIRKHCHIVNLESEKMVLKAMPVILEKGVTYELQAKISRKQINVSNIPHLNISQEWMRDKLELNLYKTKLGGEIQNVTYNQKSQMALITFGQPIAANNIVRCGRCPFHTSESTHIVMVSPIIQKNLERFQIFSGISRRTILLTGIKTEKEDEESIQDMIVIHFQKPRNGGGEVENITFVSQEDKVAYFENDTENVM